The following proteins come from a genomic window of Sandaracinaceae bacterium:
- a CDS encoding DUF4388 domain-containing protein → MAEPTDLVVIGPDGSVRVAGRGAERRLRDRPGRYRLVVDAPGLLILKGEEEGADGSRGARVAMAGELLSRNSALEVLNLVASANWRGELHILTEDAHRTLAIDQGALKYAHSDHPDDRLGQVLYRNGTISRAQLDALLREVGPEKRLGQLLIDRELISQEKLFSELQKQVEQIFFSALLARSGHYVFAVLGEGAEPPHHTVHLPVQALLMEGVQRIDEMALFRERIPHDDVCPVVQPKATQLTLDGNAQLILTYADGHRTIEDIARETGLGQFMTIKGLYGMLQQGGVVLKARKTVDAAAVKRLVWAFNDVLRDIFMAVATYGGIDQTRSTLEAWIAGSGYGPIFGEQVEEDGSISVLRTVQAMGEVDIENPMEALHQALHELSAFALFAATTTLPRDQELALSRDVNTRLKRIRI, encoded by the coding sequence GTGGCGGAGCCGACCGACCTCGTCGTGATCGGGCCCGACGGCAGCGTGCGTGTCGCGGGTCGAGGCGCGGAGCGGAGGCTCCGGGATCGTCCGGGGCGCTATCGCCTCGTGGTCGACGCGCCGGGTCTGCTCATCCTCAAGGGGGAGGAGGAGGGCGCGGACGGATCGCGTGGCGCGCGCGTGGCGATGGCCGGCGAGCTGCTCAGCCGCAACTCCGCGCTCGAGGTGCTCAACCTGGTGGCGAGCGCCAACTGGCGGGGCGAGCTGCACATCCTCACCGAGGACGCCCACCGGACCCTCGCCATCGATCAGGGCGCGCTGAAGTACGCCCACAGCGACCACCCCGACGACCGACTCGGGCAGGTCCTCTACCGCAACGGGACCATCAGCCGCGCGCAGCTCGACGCGCTGCTGCGCGAGGTCGGCCCCGAGAAGCGGCTGGGGCAGCTGCTCATCGACCGGGAGCTCATCTCGCAAGAGAAGCTCTTCTCGGAGCTTCAGAAGCAGGTCGAGCAGATCTTCTTCTCCGCGCTGCTCGCGCGCTCGGGCCACTACGTCTTCGCGGTGCTCGGCGAGGGCGCCGAGCCGCCCCACCACACCGTGCACCTGCCCGTGCAGGCGCTGCTGATGGAGGGCGTGCAGCGCATCGACGAGATGGCGCTGTTCCGGGAGCGCATCCCGCACGACGACGTCTGCCCGGTGGTCCAGCCGAAAGCCACGCAGCTCACCCTCGACGGCAACGCGCAGCTCATCCTCACCTACGCGGACGGCCACCGCACCATCGAGGACATCGCGCGGGAGACGGGGCTCGGTCAGTTCATGACCATCAAGGGCCTCTACGGGATGCTCCAGCAGGGCGGCGTCGTGCTGAAGGCCCGGAAGACGGTCGACGCGGCGGCGGTGAAGCGGCTGGTGTGGGCGTTCAACGACGTGCTGCGAGACATCTTCATGGCCGTCGCGACCTACGGCGGCATCGACCAGACCCGCTCCACCCTCGAGGCGTGGATCGCGGGCAGCGGCTACGGGCCGATCTTCGGCGAGCAGGTCGAGGAGGACGGCTCGATCTCGGTGCTGCGCACGGTGCAGGCGATGGGCGAGGTCGACATCGAGAACCCGATGGAGGCGCTCCACCAGGCGCTGCACGAGCTGAGCGCGTTCGCGCTCTTCGCCGCGACGACCACGCTGCCCCGCGACCAGGAGCTCGCGCTCTCGCGCGACGTGAACACGCGGCTGAAGCGCATCCGGATCTGA
- a CDS encoding HTTM domain-containing protein, which produces MRSEASEEGASTPRSAFGLRRCLESLSRPVDAANLALFRILFGTLMAWEIWRFFDHGWIDTHFVEPELHFSYWPFEWVQPLPEPWTTVGFAVVGISGALVGLGLFYRVSAVVLATGLSWIFLMERARYLNHMYLLVLVAMLMAIVPAHRALSLDARLGRVEPSATVPGWAFYLLRFQIAVPYVFGGIAKLNIDWLRGFPLADWLSDEGDFPLIGPLLASGPAAATAMAWMGLLLDLSVVFLVLNRKTRAPAYGAVVLFHVMNAGLFSIGVFPWAMIGATTLFFPADWPKRLLADLRAGDLPRILGLLLGAVLGAMAGSYLPSSYSPVHGFVGAFGGGVLGADLVLWWRTIRGREPALARPESKPRSRLPRALMWALAAWVAVQVFLPFRHLLIPGHVHWTEEGHLYSWHMKLRSKRGRVRFMVTDTATGEITHVEPRRDLTSRQYRKLRGSPVMIVQYARWLGERYRAEGRRVEVRAVAMASLNGRPTQPLVDPDVDLLTVSYPWFGHADWIVPLDDVQPEHEPPPERARGRPMTPPSR; this is translated from the coding sequence ATGCGGTCTGAAGCCAGCGAGGAGGGGGCCTCGACCCCGCGCTCGGCGTTTGGCCTCCGTCGCTGTCTCGAGTCACTCTCCCGGCCGGTCGACGCTGCCAACCTCGCCCTCTTCCGGATCCTGTTCGGGACGCTCATGGCGTGGGAGATCTGGCGCTTCTTCGACCACGGGTGGATCGACACGCACTTCGTCGAGCCGGAGCTCCACTTCTCGTACTGGCCCTTCGAGTGGGTGCAGCCGCTGCCCGAGCCGTGGACCACGGTCGGCTTCGCGGTGGTTGGCATCTCGGGCGCGCTCGTCGGCCTCGGGCTCTTCTATCGCGTCTCCGCGGTCGTGCTCGCGACCGGGCTCTCGTGGATCTTCTTGATGGAGCGCGCCCGGTACCTGAACCACATGTACCTGCTGGTGCTGGTGGCCATGCTGATGGCCATCGTGCCTGCCCACCGCGCGCTGTCCCTCGACGCGCGGCTCGGGCGCGTGGAGCCGTCCGCGACCGTGCCTGGGTGGGCCTTCTACCTGCTCCGCTTCCAGATCGCCGTGCCCTACGTCTTCGGGGGCATCGCCAAGCTGAACATCGACTGGCTGCGCGGCTTCCCGCTCGCCGACTGGCTCTCCGACGAGGGCGACTTCCCCCTCATCGGTCCCCTGCTCGCGTCGGGCCCCGCGGCGGCGACGGCGATGGCGTGGATGGGGCTCCTGCTCGATCTCTCGGTCGTGTTCCTGGTGCTGAACAGGAAGACGCGAGCCCCCGCATACGGTGCGGTGGTGCTCTTTCACGTGATGAACGCCGGACTGTTCAGCATCGGCGTCTTCCCGTGGGCCATGATCGGCGCGACGACCCTGTTCTTTCCGGCGGACTGGCCGAAGCGTCTGCTGGCCGACCTGCGTGCTGGCGACCTCCCGCGCATCCTCGGGCTCTTGCTGGGGGCGGTCCTCGGGGCCATGGCGGGGAGCTACCTGCCGAGCTCCTATTCGCCCGTGCACGGCTTCGTCGGGGCGTTCGGAGGGGGCGTCCTCGGCGCGGACCTCGTGCTCTGGTGGAGGACGATTCGCGGTCGCGAGCCCGCTCTCGCTCGTCCGGAGTCGAAGCCTCGGTCGCGACTTCCCCGAGCGCTCATGTGGGCGCTCGCGGCGTGGGTCGCGGTGCAGGTCTTCCTCCCGTTTCGTCACCTTCTGATCCCCGGCCACGTCCACTGGACGGAGGAGGGCCATCTCTATTCCTGGCACATGAAGCTCCGCAGCAAGCGCGGCCGCGTGCGGTTCATGGTCACCGACACGGCCACGGGCGAGATCACGCACGTCGAGCCTCGGAGAGACCTCACGAGTCGTCAGTACCGCAAGCTTCGCGGCTCCCCCGTGATGATCGTCCAGTACGCCCGCTGGCTCGGCGAGCGCTATCGAGCCGAGGGACGGCGGGTGGAGGTGCGCGCCGTCGCGATGGCCTCGCTGAACGGGCGCCCGACCCAGCCGCTGGTCGACCCCGACGTCGACCTCCTGACCGTTTCGTACCCGTGGTTCGGCCACGCAGACTGGATCGTCCCGCTCGACGATGTGCAGCCGGAGCACGAGCCACCTCCCGAGCGGGCTCGGGGTCGG
- a CDS encoding ferritin-like domain-containing protein encodes MARETLAAAWTEVARDEHASVGAFADLSQRLLAAGAPPSLIAQCHRAAIEEIDHAQRAFGIAGAYAGRPIGPAALEMPAAGKRDGSLPGLAVETLLDGCLGEGVAAALARVGSGRAVDPVVVEALETIADDERGHAELAWEILRFCLDAGGAPVARRLRAQRLPRRMTSEALLPGSLAAHGLPTRADLTDAHEETRAEVERRLAALLTRYSQKPVSVLQVSSAQSVA; translated from the coding sequence ATGGCGCGGGAGACTCTCGCCGCGGCGTGGACGGAGGTCGCGCGCGACGAGCACGCGTCGGTCGGTGCGTTCGCGGACCTCTCGCAGCGGCTGCTCGCCGCGGGCGCGCCGCCCTCCCTCATCGCGCAGTGTCACCGCGCGGCGATCGAAGAGATCGACCACGCCCAGAGAGCGTTCGGGATCGCCGGGGCGTACGCGGGTCGCCCGATCGGCCCGGCCGCGCTGGAGATGCCCGCCGCCGGGAAGCGAGACGGCTCGCTCCCCGGGCTGGCCGTCGAGACCCTGCTCGACGGGTGTCTGGGGGAGGGCGTAGCGGCCGCGCTCGCGCGTGTCGGCTCGGGGCGCGCGGTGGACCCAGTCGTGGTCGAGGCGCTCGAGACCATCGCGGACGACGAGCGGGGTCACGCCGAGCTGGCGTGGGAGATCTTGCGGTTCTGTCTCGATGCGGGCGGCGCGCCCGTCGCGCGGCGCCTCCGTGCGCAGCGGCTCCCGCGCCGCATGACGAGCGAGGCGCTCCTGCCCGGGTCGCTGGCCGCGCACGGCTTGCCCACGCGTGCCGATCTCACCGACGCGCACGAGGAGACGCGCGCCGAGGTCGAGCGGCGCCTCGCGGCGTTGCTCACGCGCTACTCACAGAAACCGGTGTCGGTGTTGCAGGTGAGCTCCGCGCAGTCGGTGGCCTGA
- a CDS encoding sodium-translocating pyrophosphatase, which produces MDPKDLIYIAPAAGVLALIYAFWKATWVSKQDAGTDEMKTIASRIQEGAMAFLAAEYRYLAIFVVIVAGALAAANATGEGRSWWIAVSFVVGAFASGLAGYFGMRVATNANVRTTHAATKGLPPALDVAFSGGAVMGMSVVGLAILGLGGLFLLYTNVLFPAGAAGTSEMSQMSLSLSVVTGFSMGASSIALFARVGGGIYTKAADVGADLVGKVEAGLPEDDPRNPAVIADNVGDNVGDVAGMGADLFESYVGAIVGAMVLGLGFSAAGGTLMTGPVLLPLIIAGVGILCSIVGTFFVKTKEGGNPQVALDIGAFGAAGVMAAATFGLANFMWPKNAVVQTIGLGSETIEVTWLDVGFATVIGLAVGVLIGLITSYYCSMEKAPVNGIAEQSKTGYATNIIAGLGLGMQSTAVPILLIAGGVMGAAYFAGLYGVAIAALGMLSTTGIQLAVDAYGPIADNAGGIAEMSHQKPEVRERTDKLDAVGNTTAAIGKGFAIGSAAMTALALFAAFAQTAGITGIDISKPQVMAGIFIGGMLPYLFSSMAMNAVGEAAMEMIEEVRRQFREIKGLLEGTAAPDTARCVDISTKAALRRMILPGAMAIVTPVLIGFTMGAESLGGLLAGVTVSGVLLALFMSNAGGAWDNAKKSFEGGGFKMKDGSVHEKGSEAHKAAVVGDTVGDPFKDTAGPSLNILVKLMSVVALVIAPLLAS; this is translated from the coding sequence ATGGATCCGAAAGACCTGATCTACATCGCCCCCGCGGCGGGCGTCCTCGCGCTCATCTACGCCTTCTGGAAGGCGACGTGGGTGTCCAAGCAGGACGCTGGCACCGACGAGATGAAGACCATCGCGTCCCGCATCCAGGAGGGCGCCATGGCCTTCCTCGCCGCGGAGTACCGCTACCTGGCCATCTTCGTCGTCATCGTCGCGGGCGCCCTCGCGGCCGCCAACGCGACCGGTGAGGGCCGCTCCTGGTGGATCGCGGTCAGCTTCGTCGTCGGCGCCTTCGCGTCGGGCCTCGCGGGCTACTTCGGCATGCGCGTGGCCACCAACGCGAACGTGCGCACCACGCACGCGGCGACCAAGGGCCTCCCGCCCGCGCTCGACGTCGCGTTCAGCGGCGGCGCGGTCATGGGCATGAGCGTGGTCGGCCTGGCCATCCTCGGCCTCGGCGGTCTCTTCCTCCTCTACACGAACGTGCTCTTCCCGGCCGGCGCGGCCGGCACGAGCGAGATGTCTCAGATGAGCCTCTCGCTGAGCGTGGTCACCGGCTTCTCGATGGGCGCCTCGTCGATCGCGCTCTTCGCGCGCGTCGGCGGCGGCATCTACACCAAGGCGGCCGACGTCGGCGCCGACCTCGTCGGCAAGGTCGAGGCGGGGCTGCCCGAGGACGACCCCCGGAACCCGGCGGTCATCGCGGACAACGTCGGTGACAACGTCGGCGACGTGGCCGGCATGGGCGCCGACCTCTTCGAGTCGTACGTCGGCGCGATCGTCGGCGCGATGGTGCTCGGCCTCGGCTTCAGCGCCGCGGGCGGCACGCTCATGACCGGCCCGGTGCTCCTGCCCCTCATCATCGCGGGCGTGGGCATCCTCTGCTCCATCGTCGGCACCTTCTTCGTCAAGACGAAGGAGGGCGGCAACCCGCAGGTCGCGCTCGACATCGGCGCGTTCGGCGCCGCGGGCGTCATGGCGGCGGCGACCTTCGGCCTCGCCAACTTCATGTGGCCCAAGAACGCGGTCGTGCAGACCATCGGCCTCGGCTCCGAGACCATCGAGGTCACCTGGCTCGACGTCGGCTTCGCGACCGTCATCGGTCTCGCCGTGGGCGTGCTCATCGGCCTCATCACCTCGTACTACTGCTCGATGGAGAAGGCCCCGGTCAACGGGATCGCCGAGCAGTCGAAGACCGGCTACGCGACCAACATCATCGCCGGCCTCGGCCTCGGCATGCAGTCCACCGCGGTGCCGATCCTGCTCATCGCGGGCGGCGTCATGGGCGCGGCCTACTTCGCCGGCCTCTACGGTGTGGCCATCGCCGCCCTCGGCATGCTCAGCACCACCGGCATCCAGCTCGCCGTCGACGCGTACGGCCCCATCGCGGACAACGCGGGCGGCATCGCGGAGATGAGCCACCAGAAGCCCGAGGTTCGCGAGCGCACCGACAAGCTCGACGCGGTCGGCAACACCACCGCCGCCATCGGCAAGGGCTTCGCGATCGGCTCGGCGGCCATGACGGCCCTCGCGCTCTTCGCGGCCTTCGCGCAGACCGCCGGCATCACCGGCATCGACATCAGCAAGCCCCAGGTCATGGCCGGCATCTTCATCGGCGGCATGCTTCCGTACCTCTTCAGCTCGATGGCCATGAACGCCGTCGGTGAGGCGGCGATGGAGATGATCGAAGAGGTCCGCCGTCAGTTCCGCGAGATCAAGGGCCTGCTCGAGGGCACCGCGGCGCCGGACACCGCGCGCTGCGTCGACATCAGCACCAAGGCGGCGCTCCGCCGCATGATCCTGCCCGGCGCGATGGCCATCGTGACCCCGGTCCTCATCGGCTTCACGATGGGCGCCGAGTCGCTCGGCGGCCTCCTCGCCGGCGTCACCGTCAGCGGCGTGCTCCTCGCGCTCTTCATGAGCAACGCGGGCGGCGCCTGGGACAACGCCAAGAAGTCCTTCGAGGGTGGCGGCTTCAAGATGAAGGACGGCTCGGTCCACGAGAAGGGCTCCGAGGCGCACAAGGCGGCCGTCGTCGGCGACACCGTCGGTGACCCCTTCAAGGACACCGCGGGCCCCTCGCTCAACATCCTCGTCAAGCTGATGAGCGTCGTCGCGCTCGTCATCGCCCCGCTCCTCGCGAGCTGA
- the fabD gene encoding ACP S-malonyltransferase, with amino-acid sequence MAKVAFVFPGQGSQKVGMGKEAFDASEPARLVFEAADRALGEPLSKLCFEGPEEALKLTANTQPAILTNSVALLRAFGEAPDVTAGHSLGEYSAHVCAGSLRFEDAVRLVRKRGQFMQDAVPVGVGAMAAILKLEDAQVRQICEETDGIVEPVNYNSPGQVVIAGEVAAVEAAGAKMKELKGRAMPLPVSAPFHCSMMKPAEEALTPHLAEIAFVDPALPVYVNVDAVPVRTADEARDALRRQVARPVRWTESVERMVADGVGLFVEIGAGSALKGMIKRIAKDVPCVSVQGPGDFEAARAAIAEARG; translated from the coding sequence ATGGCGAAGGTCGCGTTCGTGTTCCCCGGTCAGGGGTCGCAAAAGGTCGGCATGGGCAAGGAGGCGTTCGACGCGTCCGAGCCCGCGCGCTTGGTGTTCGAGGCGGCGGATCGCGCGCTCGGCGAGCCGCTGAGCAAGCTCTGCTTCGAGGGGCCGGAGGAGGCGCTGAAGCTCACCGCCAACACCCAGCCGGCCATCCTCACCAACTCGGTCGCGCTCCTGCGCGCCTTCGGCGAGGCGCCGGACGTCACCGCGGGGCACAGCCTCGGCGAGTACAGCGCGCACGTCTGCGCCGGCTCGCTGCGCTTCGAGGACGCGGTGCGGCTGGTGCGCAAGCGCGGCCAGTTCATGCAGGACGCGGTGCCCGTCGGCGTCGGCGCGATGGCCGCCATCCTCAAGCTCGAGGACGCGCAGGTCCGCCAGATCTGCGAGGAGACCGACGGGATCGTCGAGCCGGTGAACTACAACTCGCCGGGCCAGGTCGTCATCGCGGGCGAGGTCGCCGCGGTGGAGGCCGCGGGCGCCAAGATGAAGGAGCTCAAGGGGAGGGCGATGCCGCTCCCGGTGAGCGCGCCCTTCCACTGCTCGATGATGAAGCCGGCCGAGGAGGCGCTGACTCCGCACCTGGCCGAGATCGCCTTCGTCGACCCCGCGCTCCCCGTCTACGTCAACGTGGACGCCGTGCCCGTCCGCACCGCGGACGAGGCGCGCGACGCCCTGCGCCGCCAGGTGGCCCGCCCCGTGCGCTGGACCGAGTCGGTCGAGCGCATGGTGGCGGACGGAGTCGGCCTGTTCGTGGAGATCGGCGCGGGATCGGCCCTGAAGGGCATGATCAAGCGGATCGCCAAGGACGTGCCCTGCGTCAGCGTGCAGGGGCCGGGCGACTTCGAGGCGGCCCGCGCGGCGATCGCCGAAGCGCGCGGCTGA
- a CDS encoding phosphatase PAP2 family protein, protein MKLATAALTAALALSMNLSMASPACAQDEGPRLRWDDDWARGHPASWVVMTTGAAAALVFRSLYEPGSEALLREPTALDTAVRQHVMAPDAEDRERASRLSDVLLSGLILWPFIDSLLVAGVGDQNSDVAWQLFTVAAEALAADYALSSIVKIFVHRNRPHAERCSLEDRMLRPGRCGTEGRTMSFYSGHSSAAFNSAAVVCMTHAYLPLYGSEAADAFACGGSLILATTVAVLRVIADRHHATDVMLGALSGALTGALLPYLLHFGWDPVEGDADATAAPLRSATPVMFSAGGTF, encoded by the coding sequence GTGAAGCTCGCCACCGCAGCGCTGACCGCCGCACTGGCCCTGTCGATGAACCTGTCGATGGCCTCGCCCGCGTGCGCGCAGGACGAGGGGCCGCGGCTCCGGTGGGACGACGACTGGGCGCGCGGCCACCCCGCCAGCTGGGTCGTGATGACCACCGGCGCCGCCGCCGCGCTCGTCTTCCGCAGCCTCTACGAGCCCGGCTCGGAGGCGCTCCTGCGCGAGCCGACCGCCCTCGACACCGCCGTGCGCCAGCACGTGATGGCGCCCGACGCCGAGGACCGGGAGCGCGCGTCGCGCCTGAGCGACGTCCTGCTGAGCGGCCTCATCCTCTGGCCCTTCATCGACTCGCTCCTGGTGGCGGGCGTGGGCGACCAGAACAGCGACGTGGCCTGGCAGCTCTTCACCGTGGCCGCCGAGGCGCTGGCCGCCGACTACGCGCTCAGCTCGATCGTGAAGATCTTCGTGCACCGCAATCGCCCCCACGCGGAGCGCTGCTCGCTCGAGGATCGCATGCTCCGCCCCGGCCGCTGTGGGACGGAGGGCCGCACGATGAGCTTCTACAGCGGGCACTCGTCGGCCGCCTTCAACAGCGCGGCGGTCGTCTGCATGACGCACGCATACCTGCCCCTCTACGGCTCCGAAGCGGCCGACGCCTTCGCGTGCGGAGGCTCGCTGATCCTGGCCACCACGGTCGCCGTGCTCCGGGTGATCGCCGACCGCCACCACGCGACCGACGTCATGCTCGGGGCGCTGTCCGGGGCGCTGACCGGCGCGCTGCTCCCCTACCTGCTGCACTTCGGCTGGGACCCTGTCGAGGGCGACGCGGACGCGACGGCGGCGCCGCTCCGGAGCGCGACGCCGGTGATGTTCTCCGCCGGCGGGACCTTCTGA
- a CDS encoding thrombospondin type 3 repeat-containing protein: MRFVLSLVMMIAAASPAAAQSFPRDDFSAHRFYVAPGPNNFVLVDGGEVGPNLVPTFGATMGYLHRPFAVDDLDWYRACEEGRSPPSGTSCGMVPSPTDETDFVGSMLTLQLYGAVTFLDRIQVGLNLPVVLYGDGERYEYLEGTGDGRSNRVASNGGAVGGLTDPRVSGKIRILDPDSAGNGVTLSAVAWVSIPIGHYMWEQHFMGDPLPQVGGHVVGGFRYGDFRLALNLGGVFREELQNIRSQIGAEAAWGLAAAYRPHPLVEVLVEANGWTSFGQRFDSEAPTEIRGALNFIVGDFTFQAGAGAGLVYGVGVPVAHGFVGASFSPPQDLDTDGDGVTDSQDACPADAEDEDGWEDEDGCPELDNDGDGIPDADDPCPDEAEDLDEYEDEDGCPEEDNDGDGIRDGYDSCPNTPEDMDGDRDTDGCPEADRDNDGIEDSADQCPTEAEDFDGFADEDGCPEEDFDGDGVPDTDDECPAEAEDDDDFEDEDGCPEEGTRRRRRRGR, from the coding sequence ATGCGCTTCGTACTCAGCTTGGTGATGATGATCGCCGCGGCCAGCCCCGCGGCGGCGCAGAGCTTCCCCCGCGACGACTTCTCGGCCCACCGCTTCTACGTGGCGCCCGGGCCGAACAACTTCGTGCTCGTCGACGGCGGCGAGGTGGGCCCGAACCTGGTGCCGACGTTCGGCGCCACCATGGGCTACCTGCATCGGCCCTTCGCGGTGGACGATCTCGACTGGTACCGCGCCTGCGAGGAGGGGCGGTCGCCACCCTCGGGGACCAGCTGCGGCATGGTGCCGAGCCCGACGGACGAGACCGACTTCGTCGGCTCGATGTTGACCCTGCAGCTGTATGGCGCGGTGACGTTCCTGGACCGGATCCAGGTGGGGCTGAACCTGCCCGTCGTGCTCTACGGCGACGGCGAGCGCTACGAGTACCTCGAGGGCACGGGCGACGGCCGGAGCAACCGCGTCGCGTCGAACGGCGGCGCCGTCGGCGGCCTCACCGACCCTCGCGTGAGCGGCAAGATCCGCATCCTGGATCCCGACTCGGCGGGCAACGGCGTGACGCTCAGCGCGGTCGCCTGGGTCTCGATCCCGATCGGCCACTACATGTGGGAGCAGCACTTCATGGGCGACCCGCTGCCGCAGGTGGGCGGGCACGTCGTGGGGGGCTTCCGCTACGGCGACTTTCGGCTCGCCCTCAACCTCGGCGGCGTCTTCCGCGAGGAGCTGCAGAACATCCGCAGCCAGATCGGCGCCGAGGCGGCGTGGGGCCTGGCCGCCGCCTACCGCCCGCACCCGCTCGTCGAGGTGCTCGTGGAGGCGAACGGCTGGACCAGCTTCGGTCAGCGCTTCGACAGCGAGGCGCCGACGGAGATCCGCGGGGCCCTCAACTTCATCGTGGGCGACTTCACCTTCCAGGCGGGCGCGGGCGCGGGCCTGGTCTACGGCGTGGGCGTGCCCGTGGCCCACGGGTTCGTCGGCGCCAGCTTCAGCCCCCCGCAGGACCTCGACACCGACGGCGACGGCGTGACCGACAGCCAGGACGCCTGCCCGGCCGACGCCGAGGACGAGGACGGCTGGGAGGACGAGGACGGCTGCCCCGAGCTCGACAACGACGGCGACGGGATCCCCGACGCGGACGACCCCTGCCCCGACGAGGCGGAGGACCTCGACGAATACGAGGACGAGGACGGCTGCCCCGAGGAGGACAACGACGGGGACGGGATCCGCGACGGCTACGACAGCTGCCCGAACACCCCGGAGGACATGGACGGCGACCGCGACACGGACGGCTGCCCCGAGGCCGACCGCGACAACGACGGCATCGAGGACAGCGCCGACCAGTGCCCGACCGAAGCCGAGGACTTCGACGGCTTCGCGGACGAGGACGGCTGCCCCGAGGAGGACTTCGACGGAGACGGCGTGCCGGACACCGACGACGAGTGCCCCGCGGAGGCCGAGGACGACGACGACTTCGAGGACGAAGACGGCTGCCCGGAGGAGGGCACGCGCCGACGACGCCGACGAGGTCGCTGA
- a CDS encoding alpha/beta hydrolase, whose protein sequence is MTRWLMAAFVLGLAGCGAIREAQRDALFHPERTQPRPELAETEGLERWWLDVEGGEVECWFLPGPADAGPGPAVVVAHGNAELIEDWLPRVAPYREMGLSVLLPEYRSYGRSGGTPGEAAILGDFAHFYDRMVDRPEVDPTRVVFHGYSLGGGVLGALSDRRRARALILESTFTNVADVASHYMAPMGAITDRFDTRAVLSRGSTPVLLMHGVDDAVIPFRHAVELDRVAWDSRLVAFDAGHDDLPRGEVYWRTIRAFLTETGMLSRR, encoded by the coding sequence GTGACGCGTTGGCTCATGGCGGCGTTCGTCCTCGGTCTCGCGGGGTGCGGCGCGATCCGCGAGGCCCAGCGGGACGCGCTCTTTCACCCCGAGCGCACCCAGCCGCGGCCGGAGCTCGCCGAGACCGAGGGCCTCGAGCGCTGGTGGCTGGACGTGGAGGGCGGCGAGGTGGAGTGCTGGTTCCTGCCCGGCCCCGCCGACGCCGGACCTGGCCCCGCGGTGGTCGTCGCGCACGGCAACGCGGAGCTGATCGAGGACTGGCTGCCCCGCGTCGCGCCCTACCGAGAGATGGGGCTGAGCGTGCTGCTGCCCGAGTACCGGAGCTACGGGCGGAGCGGGGGAACACCGGGCGAGGCGGCGATCCTCGGGGACTTCGCGCACTTCTACGACCGGATGGTGGACCGGCCGGAGGTCGACCCCACCCGCGTCGTCTTCCACGGCTACTCGCTCGGTGGCGGCGTGCTGGGGGCGCTCTCGGATCGCCGCCGCGCGCGCGCGCTGATCCTCGAGTCGACCTTCACCAACGTCGCCGACGTGGCGAGCCACTACATGGCGCCGATGGGCGCGATCACCGACCGCTTCGACACGCGCGCGGTGCTCAGCCGCGGCTCGACCCCGGTGCTCCTGATGCATGGGGTCGACGACGCGGTGATCCCCTTTCGGCACGCGGTCGAGCTGGACCGGGTCGCGTGGGACAGCCGCCTCGTCGCCTTCGACGCGGGGCACGACGACCTGCCGCGGGGCGAGGTCTACTGGCGCACCATCCGCGCGTTCCTCACGGAGACGGGGATGCTCAGTCGACGTTGA